In Streptomyces sp. NBC_01426, one genomic interval encodes:
- a CDS encoding lysophospholipid acyltransferase family protein, with product MSRRRIGFWYRLAAVIAKPPLVVLFKRDWRGMEHIPADGGFITAVNHNSYLDPLSYAHFQYNTGRVPRLLAKAGLFKVPFVGMILRGSGQIPVYRETTNALDAFRAAVAAIESGECVAFYPEGTLTRDPDMWPMAGKTGAARVALITKAPVIPVAQWGANLAMPPYAKTDKLRLFPRKTLQVLAGPPVDLSAFHGREPTPDVLKEVTEVIMAAITELLEELRGESAPAQPYDHRQARAQQRRNAAGEGKK from the coding sequence GTGTCCCGCCGCAGAATCGGTTTCTGGTACCGCCTGGCGGCGGTCATCGCGAAACCGCCGCTGGTAGTGCTCTTCAAGCGGGACTGGCGGGGAATGGAGCACATTCCGGCCGACGGGGGATTTATCACCGCCGTCAATCACAACTCGTATCTGGACCCGCTCTCGTACGCGCACTTCCAGTACAACACCGGCCGGGTGCCCCGATTGCTCGCGAAGGCCGGCCTCTTCAAGGTGCCTTTTGTCGGCATGATCCTCCGTGGCTCCGGTCAGATCCCCGTGTACCGGGAGACCACCAACGCCCTCGACGCATTCAGGGCGGCCGTCGCGGCCATCGAGAGCGGTGAATGCGTGGCCTTTTACCCGGAAGGCACCCTCACCCGCGATCCCGACATGTGGCCGATGGCCGGCAAGACCGGCGCCGCCCGCGTGGCACTGATCACCAAGGCCCCGGTCATTCCGGTGGCCCAATGGGGCGCGAATCTCGCGATGCCGCCCTACGCGAAGACGGACAAGCTCCGGCTGTTCCCGCGCAAGACCCTCCAGGTGCTCGCCGGACCGCCCGTCGACCTCTCCGCCTTCCACGGCCGGGAACCCACCCCGGACGTGCTCAAGGAGGTCACCGAGGTCATCATGGCGGCCATCACCGAGCTGCTGGAGGAGTTGCGGGGCGAAAGCGCGCCCGCGCAGCCGTACGACCACCGCCAAGCCAGGGCGCAGCAGCGGCGCAACGCCGCGGGGGAGGGCAAGAAGTGA
- a CDS encoding thiamine-phosphate kinase — protein sequence MKGTVGELGEFGLIRELTSRLTTTPAVRLGPGDDAAVVSAPDRRVVASTDILLEGRHFRRDWSTAYDVGRKAAAQNLADIAAMGAVPTALLLGLVVPAELPVTWPTELMDGIRDECQVAGAAVVGGDVVRGDTITVAITALGDLRNHEPVLRSGAQPGDVVAVTGWLGWSAAGFAVLSRGFRSPRAFVEAHRRPEPPYHAGPAAAGLGATAMTDVSDGLVADLGHIAEASKVRIDLRSAAVDIPSQMHDIGQAVGVDPLQWVLTGGEDHAIVATFPPDVKLPARWKVIGEVQNRSAAPQVTVDGAPWTSTGGWDHFGADPTAEEPAR from the coding sequence ATGAAGGGCACTGTGGGCGAGCTGGGGGAGTTCGGGCTCATTCGAGAGCTCACCTCACGGCTCACCACCACCCCGGCGGTCCGGCTCGGACCCGGCGACGACGCCGCGGTGGTGTCGGCCCCCGACCGGCGGGTCGTGGCGAGCACGGACATCCTGCTGGAAGGCCGGCACTTCCGGCGCGACTGGTCCACGGCCTACGACGTCGGCCGCAAGGCCGCCGCGCAGAACCTCGCCGACATCGCGGCGATGGGCGCGGTGCCGACCGCACTGCTCCTCGGCCTCGTCGTCCCGGCCGAACTGCCGGTCACCTGGCCCACCGAGCTGATGGACGGCATCCGCGACGAATGCCAGGTCGCGGGCGCGGCCGTGGTCGGCGGCGACGTCGTACGGGGCGACACCATCACCGTCGCCATCACCGCCCTCGGGGACCTGCGCAACCACGAGCCCGTGCTGCGCTCCGGCGCCCAGCCCGGCGACGTGGTGGCCGTCACCGGCTGGCTGGGCTGGTCCGCGGCCGGCTTCGCGGTCCTCTCGCGCGGCTTCCGCTCCCCGCGGGCCTTCGTCGAGGCGCACCGACGCCCGGAACCGCCGTACCACGCGGGCCCCGCCGCCGCCGGACTCGGTGCCACCGCCATGACCGACGTCAGCGACGGCCTCGTCGCGGACCTCGGGCACATCGCCGAGGCCAGCAAGGTACGGATCGACCTGCGCTCGGCGGCCGTCGACATCCCCAGCCAGATGCACGACATCGGCCAGGCCGTCGGCGTGGACCCGCTCCAGTGGGTCCTGACCGGGGGAGAGGACCACGCCATCGTGGCCACCTTCCCGCCCGACGTGAAACTGCCCGCCCGCTGGAAGGTCATCGGAGAGGTCCAGAACCGCTCCGCGGCCCCCCAGGTGACCGTGGACGGCGCGCCCTGGACCAGCACCGGCGGCTGGGACCACTTCGGCGCCGACCCGACCGCCGAGGAGCCCGCGCGATGA
- a CDS encoding HU family DNA-binding protein, with product MNKAQLVEAIADKLGGRQQAADAVDAVLDAMVRAVVAGDRVSVTGFGSFEKVDRPARYARNPQTGERVRVKKTSVPRFRAGQGFKDLVSGTKKLPKGDEVAVKKAPKGSLSGGASATVKKAAAKRATTAKKAAAKTTVAKKATAKKTTAKKATATVKKTAAKSAVAKKATATKKATTVKKATPAAKKTTATAKKTAPAAKKATAKTTAPAKKTATRKATAKKTTARKK from the coding sequence GTGAACAAGGCGCAGCTCGTAGAAGCGATTGCCGACAAGCTGGGCGGCCGTCAGCAGGCCGCGGACGCTGTCGACGCGGTACTGGACGCGATGGTCCGCGCCGTGGTCGCGGGCGACCGGGTCTCGGTCACGGGCTTCGGCTCGTTCGAGAAGGTCGACCGCCCCGCCCGTTACGCCCGCAACCCGCAGACGGGTGAGCGCGTCCGGGTCAAGAAGACCTCGGTTCCCCGATTCCGAGCCGGCCAGGGCTTCAAGGACCTGGTCAGCGGCACCAAGAAGCTCCCCAAGGGCGACGAGGTGGCCGTGAAGAAGGCCCCCAAGGGCAGCCTGTCCGGCGGCGCTTCCGCCACGGTCAAGAAGGCCGCGGCCAAGAGGGCGACCACCGCCAAGAAGGCCGCCGCGAAGACCACGGTCGCGAAGAAGGCGACCGCGAAGAAGACCACGGCCAAGAAGGCCACGGCGACCGTCAAGAAGACCGCCGCGAAGTCCGCCGTCGCGAAGAAGGCCACGGCGACCAAGAAGGCGACCACGGTCAAGAAGGCCACCCCGGCGGCCAAGAAGACCACCGCCACCGCCAAGAAGACCGCTCCGGCGGCCAAGAAGGCCACCGCGAAGACGACCGCGCCCGCCAAGAAGACGGCGACGCGCAAGGCCACCGCGAAGAAGACGACCGCCCGCAAGAAGTAG
- the leuD gene encoding 3-isopropylmalate dehydratase small subunit produces the protein MEAFTTHTGRAVPLRRSNVDTDQIIPAHWLKKITRDGFEDGLFEAWRKDPEFVTNRPERAGATVLVAGPDFGTGSSREHAVWALQNFGFKTVISSRFADIFRGNSLKNGLLTVVLPQETVERLWKLTEADPDAEITVDLVDRQVRAEGVEAEFELDDNARWRLLEGLDDISLTLQNEADIATYESTRPGHKPRTIRV, from the coding sequence ATGGAAGCCTTCACCACCCACACCGGCCGGGCCGTCCCGCTGCGCCGCAGCAACGTCGACACCGACCAGATCATCCCGGCCCACTGGCTGAAGAAGATCACCCGCGACGGGTTCGAGGACGGGCTCTTCGAGGCCTGGCGCAAGGACCCGGAGTTCGTCACGAACCGCCCGGAGCGCGCCGGCGCGACCGTTCTGGTCGCCGGCCCCGACTTCGGCACCGGTTCCTCGCGCGAGCACGCCGTCTGGGCCCTGCAGAACTTCGGCTTCAAGACGGTCATCTCCTCCCGCTTCGCCGACATCTTCCGCGGCAACTCGCTGAAGAACGGCCTGCTGACCGTGGTGCTGCCGCAGGAGACCGTCGAGCGGCTCTGGAAACTCACCGAGGCCGACCCCGACGCCGAGATCACGGTCGACCTGGTCGACCGCCAGGTCCGAGCGGAAGGCGTCGAGGCGGAGTTCGAACTCGACGACAACGCCCGCTGGCGTCTGCTGGAGGGGCTGGACGACATCTCGCTCACCCTTCAGAACGAAGCCGACATCGCGACCTACGAGAGCACCCGGCCGGGCCACAAGCCCCGCACGATTCGGGTCTGA
- the rpmB gene encoding 50S ribosomal protein L28, with the protein MAANCDVCAKGPSFGNNISHSHRRTSRRWNPNIQRVRAVVNGTPKRLNACTSCIKAGKVSR; encoded by the coding sequence GTGGCTGCCAACTGCGACGTTTGCGCCAAGGGGCCGAGCTTCGGCAACAACATCTCCCACTCGCACCGCCGCACCTCGCGTCGCTGGAACCCGAACATCCAGCGCGTCCGTGCCGTGGTCAATGGGACGCCGAAGCGCCTCAACGCCTGCACCTCGTGCATCAAGGCCGGCAAGGTCTCGCGCTGA
- the cofC gene encoding 2-phospho-L-lactate guanylyltransferase has protein sequence MRERTGGKGAATNAVWSLVVPLKPLALAKSRLAAAVGGSRPGLALAFAQDTVAGALACAAVVDVVVVTDDSAAGRELARLGARIVPDAPGAGLNAALAHGERAVRLRRPRAAVAAMNADLPALRPPELLRVLDDASKFPRAFLADAARIGTTLLSAAPDVELAPSFGGPSRARHCASGAVEIALADVDSVRRDVDTAADLRTALALGVGRHTARYSAGMQATAYTYDSQTRSGSVLLDDGTPVSFEAPAFDAGGLRLLRPGQRVRIETDGEGGTLRITLITLQTF, from the coding sequence GTGCGGGAGCGCACCGGAGGGAAGGGGGCCGCCACGAACGCCGTCTGGAGTCTGGTCGTCCCGCTGAAGCCGCTGGCACTGGCCAAGAGCCGTCTCGCGGCGGCCGTCGGGGGCTCTCGCCCGGGGCTCGCGCTGGCCTTCGCGCAGGACACCGTGGCGGGGGCGCTGGCCTGCGCGGCCGTCGTGGATGTGGTGGTCGTCACGGACGACTCCGCGGCGGGTCGGGAACTGGCCAGGCTCGGCGCGCGCATCGTGCCGGACGCCCCGGGCGCCGGCTTGAACGCCGCCCTGGCCCACGGGGAGCGGGCCGTGCGCCTGCGGCGGCCCCGGGCGGCGGTGGCCGCGATGAACGCCGATCTGCCCGCCTTGCGACCGCCCGAATTGCTACGCGTGCTCGACGACGCCTCGAAATTCCCCCGAGCATTTCTGGCGGATGCGGCGAGAATCGGGACGACGTTGCTTTCGGCTGCTCCGGACGTGGAATTGGCACCCTCGTTCGGCGGCCCGTCACGGGCCCGCCATTGCGCTTCGGGGGCGGTGGAAATCGCCCTGGCGGACGTCGACAGCGTGCGCCGGGACGTGGACACCGCGGCGGATCTGCGGACGGCCCTCGCGCTCGGTGTGGGGCGTCACACCGCCCGATACAGTGCCGGTATGCAGGCGACCGCGTACACGTACGACTCCCAGACCCGCAGTGGCAGCGTGCTGCTGGACGACGGCACCCCGGTGTCCTTCGAGGCCCCGGCCTTCGACGCGGGCGGCCTGCGGCTGCTGCGCCCCGGGCAGCGGGTGCGCATCGAGACGGACGGCGAGGGCGGGACCCTGCGGATCACCCTGATCACGCTCCAGACCTTCTGA
- a CDS encoding D-alanine--D-alanine ligase family protein: MSSENLPQTPEQQGRKPRVAVVFGGRSSEHAISVVTAGAVLRSIDRSKYEVLPIGITTDGRWALTADEPSRMAIAERVLPSVEDLADSEDGSVVLSVDPANREVVYTEPGAVPKALGEVDVVFPVLHGPYGEDGTLQGLLELSGIPYVGSGVLASAVGQDKDYMKRVFTSFGLNVGPYVTVRPREWEADRSAATAKVLDFAAEHGWPLFVKPARAGSSIGITKVDDASGLDAAIEEARRHDPKIIVEALLRGREIECGVLEFEDGPRASVPAEIPPVSSHDFYDFEAKYIDSASGIVPAPLTAEQTAEVRRLAVEAFDAASCEGLVRADFFLTEDGTFVINEINTMPGFTPISMYPRMWQESGIEYPELVDRLIQAALRRSTGLR; the protein is encoded by the coding sequence ATGAGCAGCGAGAACCTCCCCCAGACCCCTGAGCAGCAGGGCCGCAAGCCCCGCGTGGCCGTCGTGTTCGGCGGCCGCAGCTCGGAACACGCCATCTCGGTCGTCACGGCGGGCGCCGTGCTGCGGTCCATCGACCGGTCCAAGTACGAGGTGCTGCCCATCGGCATCACCACCGACGGCCGGTGGGCGCTGACCGCCGACGAGCCCTCCCGCATGGCCATCGCCGAGCGGGTGCTCCCGAGCGTCGAGGACCTGGCCGACTCCGAGGACGGCAGCGTCGTCCTGTCCGTCGACCCGGCCAACCGCGAGGTCGTCTACACCGAGCCGGGCGCCGTTCCCAAGGCCCTCGGCGAGGTCGACGTCGTCTTCCCCGTGCTGCACGGCCCGTACGGCGAGGACGGCACCCTCCAGGGCCTGCTGGAACTCTCCGGCATCCCCTACGTCGGCTCCGGCGTCCTCGCCTCGGCCGTCGGCCAGGACAAGGACTACATGAAGCGGGTGTTCACGTCCTTCGGCCTGAACGTCGGCCCGTACGTGACCGTCCGCCCGCGCGAGTGGGAGGCCGACCGGTCCGCCGCCACCGCCAAGGTCCTGGACTTCGCCGCCGAACACGGCTGGCCGCTGTTCGTGAAGCCCGCCCGCGCGGGCTCCTCCATCGGCATCACCAAGGTGGACGACGCGTCCGGCCTGGACGCCGCGATCGAAGAGGCCCGCCGCCACGACCCGAAGATCATCGTGGAGGCGCTGCTGCGCGGCCGCGAGATCGAGTGCGGGGTCCTGGAGTTCGAGGACGGGCCGCGCGCGAGCGTCCCCGCCGAGATCCCGCCGGTCTCCAGCCACGACTTCTACGACTTCGAGGCGAAGTACATCGACTCCGCCTCCGGGATCGTCCCCGCCCCGCTCACCGCGGAGCAGACCGCCGAGGTGCGCCGGCTCGCCGTCGAGGCCTTCGACGCCGCGTCCTGCGAGGGCCTGGTGCGCGCCGACTTCTTCCTCACGGAGGACGGCACCTTCGTCATCAACGAGATCAACACCATGCCGGGCTTCACCCCGATCTCCATGTACCCGCGCATGTGGCAGGAGTCCGGCATCGAGTACCCGGAGCTGGTGGACCGCCTGATCCAGGCCGCGCTGCGCCGCTCCACCGGGCTGCGCTAG
- the thiD gene encoding bifunctional hydroxymethylpyrimidine kinase/phosphomethylpyrimidine kinase → MNRPPLCLTVAGSDSGGGAGIQADLKTMLALGVHGMSVLTAVTAQNSLGVHGVWELPAEAVTAQYRAVVDDIGVQAVKTGMLSSASLVETVAELLAGTPAPAVVDPVGVSKHGDALLAGSALDAVREELLPRATVATPNLDEVTRLTGLVVETEDDMRRAADAILAHGPRWALIKGGHLRDHGDQAVDLLTDGSDERWLRAPRHDNRHTHGTGCTLASAIAAGLAKGLDVPDAVTTAKDYVTGAIAAGFALGGGIGPVDHAWRWRA, encoded by the coding sequence ATGAACCGTCCGCCGCTGTGCCTGACCGTCGCCGGATCGGACTCCGGCGGCGGCGCGGGCATCCAGGCCGACCTCAAGACGATGCTGGCACTCGGCGTGCACGGGATGAGCGTGCTGACCGCCGTGACGGCCCAGAACTCGCTCGGCGTCCACGGGGTCTGGGAACTGCCGGCGGAGGCCGTGACGGCCCAGTACCGGGCCGTGGTGGACGACATCGGCGTCCAGGCCGTCAAGACCGGGATGCTGTCCTCCGCGTCGCTGGTGGAGACCGTGGCCGAACTGCTGGCCGGCACCCCGGCCCCGGCGGTCGTGGACCCCGTCGGCGTCTCCAAGCACGGGGACGCGCTGCTCGCCGGCTCGGCGCTGGACGCCGTACGCGAGGAACTCCTGCCGCGGGCCACCGTGGCCACCCCGAACCTCGACGAGGTGACCCGACTCACCGGCCTGGTGGTGGAGACGGAGGACGACATGCGGCGGGCGGCCGACGCGATCCTCGCTCACGGCCCCCGGTGGGCGCTGATCAAGGGCGGACACCTGCGGGACCACGGCGACCAGGCCGTGGACCTGCTCACCGACGGATCCGACGAGCGGTGGCTGCGCGCACCCCGGCACGACAACCGGCACACCCACGGCACGGGCTGCACCCTCGCGAGCGCGATCGCGGCGGGCCTCGCCAAGGGACTCGACGTCCCCGACGCCGTCACCACGGCCAAGGACTACGTCACCGGGGCCATTGCCGCCGGCTTCGCGCTCGGCGGCGGCATCGGCCCCGTGGACCACGCCTGGCGTTGGCGGGCCTGA
- a CDS encoding Lrp/AsnC family transcriptional regulator: MVQAYILIQTEVGKASFVAESIGQIPGVIQAEDVTGPYDVIVRAQADTVDDLGRMVVAKVQQVEGITRTLTCPVVHL; the protein is encoded by the coding sequence GTGGTACAGGCGTACATCCTCATTCAGACCGAGGTGGGCAAGGCGTCGTTCGTCGCCGAGTCCATCGGCCAGATCCCGGGGGTGATCCAGGCCGAGGACGTGACGGGCCCGTACGACGTGATCGTGCGCGCCCAGGCGGACACCGTCGACGATCTCGGCCGCATGGTGGTCGCCAAGGTCCAGCAGGTGGAGGGGATCACCCGCACCTTGACCTGCCCGGTGGTCCATCTGTAG
- a CDS encoding DUF3515 domain-containing protein, which translates to MSLHRRPLRLLALPACAVLLALAGCSSGDAEARVDPPPTPPADVAGLCAALHEELPEKVAGLARTTTRPESDLTAAWGGSAIVLRCGIPKPPKMSDPKQDGVEVNGVGWLLEKLPADEGGGFRFTTGARLAYTEVRVDKEHATDAGMLVDLSAAIAKTVPVGISSY; encoded by the coding sequence ATGTCCCTCCACCGCCGGCCCCTCCGTCTACTGGCCCTTCCCGCCTGCGCGGTCCTGCTGGCTCTCGCCGGCTGTTCCTCGGGCGATGCCGAGGCCCGGGTGGATCCGCCGCCCACGCCGCCCGCCGACGTCGCGGGGCTCTGTGCGGCACTGCACGAGGAGCTCCCGGAGAAGGTGGCCGGCCTGGCGCGGACCACCACCCGACCCGAGTCGGATCTGACCGCCGCGTGGGGCGGCTCGGCGATCGTACTGCGGTGCGGTATCCCCAAGCCGCCCAAGATGTCGGATCCGAAGCAGGACGGCGTCGAGGTCAACGGAGTCGGCTGGTTGCTGGAGAAGCTTCCCGCCGACGAGGGCGGCGGTTTCCGGTTCACCACCGGGGCGCGGCTGGCGTACACGGAGGTCCGGGTCGACAAGGAGCATGCCACGGATGCGGGGATGCTGGTCGATCTCTCCGCGGCCATCGCCAAGACCGTGCCCGTGGGCATCTCCTCGTACTGA
- a CDS encoding DAK2 domain-containing protein, whose translation MPYEPQPHTLDAEAVRTWSSLALTALGRAREDIDAINVYPVADADTGTNLYLTAESAARELAAAFASASGDVTDATPAPDPLSLAEAVRAYAYGALTGARGNSGTILAQLLRGVADVLGAEPEGRDPGPLLARALTRAAEEAYQAVAHPVEGTMLTVAAAAAKAGHAAEATAGNAADVARAAYDGARAALAETPGQLAALGRAGVVDAGGCGLVAVLGALWQALSGREPAAEPIRGRAVPVPRSPEPCAEEHGGPAYEVIYLLEAVEPAVGELRARLDGLGDSLVVVGGDGLWNVHVHVDDPGAAVEAGVVAGRPYRIRITHFGDERRRAGVPRAQRAAVAVVPGEGLAGLCGEAGATTVLARPDAPPAPADLVDAIRRAHAREVVLLPNDSEWRAAASAAAEQARADGVRVAVIPTRSAVQGLAALAVHDPDASFDEDVVAMTAAAGATRYGELAVAERQSFTSAGICQAGDVLGLIDGDVAVIGPGLPETAEAVLDRMLGSGGELVTLVLGEDVPDALAARLEAYVQHGHLAVDTVTYRGGRYSAPLLIGVE comes from the coding sequence GTGCCTTACGAGCCTCAGCCGCACACCCTCGACGCCGAAGCGGTGCGCACCTGGAGCTCGCTCGCCCTGACCGCCCTGGGCCGGGCCCGCGAGGACATCGACGCGATCAACGTCTACCCCGTGGCCGACGCGGACACCGGCACCAACCTCTACCTGACCGCCGAATCGGCCGCCCGCGAGCTGGCCGCCGCCTTCGCCTCGGCCTCCGGCGACGTGACCGACGCCACGCCCGCTCCCGACCCCCTGTCCCTGGCCGAGGCCGTGCGGGCCTACGCGTACGGCGCCCTGACAGGCGCCCGGGGCAACTCCGGGACGATCCTCGCCCAACTGCTCCGCGGCGTCGCCGACGTGCTCGGCGCCGAACCCGAGGGACGCGACCCCGGCCCGCTCCTGGCGCGGGCCCTCACCCGGGCCGCCGAGGAGGCCTACCAGGCCGTCGCGCACCCCGTCGAGGGGACCATGCTCACCGTCGCCGCGGCCGCGGCCAAGGCCGGCCACGCCGCCGAGGCCACCGCCGGCAACGCCGCCGACGTGGCACGCGCCGCCTACGACGGAGCCCGCGCGGCCCTCGCCGAGACCCCGGGGCAGCTCGCCGCGCTGGGCCGGGCCGGGGTGGTCGACGCCGGGGGCTGCGGACTGGTCGCCGTGCTCGGCGCCCTGTGGCAGGCGCTGTCCGGCCGGGAACCCGCCGCCGAACCGATCCGCGGCCGGGCCGTGCCCGTACCCCGGTCGCCGGAGCCGTGCGCCGAGGAGCACGGTGGGCCCGCGTACGAGGTGATCTACCTGCTGGAGGCCGTTGAGCCGGCCGTCGGGGAACTGCGCGCCCGACTCGACGGGCTCGGCGACTCCCTCGTGGTGGTCGGCGGCGACGGACTCTGGAACGTCCACGTCCACGTCGACGACCCGGGCGCCGCCGTCGAGGCCGGCGTCGTCGCCGGACGCCCCTACCGCATCCGGATCACCCACTTCGGCGACGAACGACGCCGGGCCGGCGTCCCGCGCGCCCAGCGGGCCGCGGTCGCCGTCGTACCCGGCGAGGGACTGGCCGGACTGTGCGGGGAGGCGGGCGCGACCACCGTCCTCGCCCGCCCCGACGCCCCCCCGGCCCCCGCCGACCTGGTCGACGCCATCCGCCGGGCCCACGCCCGCGAGGTGGTGCTGCTGCCCAACGACTCCGAGTGGCGGGCGGCCGCCTCGGCCGCGGCGGAACAGGCCCGCGCCGACGGCGTGCGGGTCGCCGTGATCCCCACCCGCTCGGCGGTCCAAGGCCTGGCCGCACTCGCCGTGCACGACCCCGACGCCAGCTTCGACGAGGACGTCGTCGCCATGACCGCGGCGGCCGGAGCCACCCGCTACGGCGAACTCGCCGTCGCGGAACGACAGTCCTTCACCTCCGCCGGCATCTGCCAGGCCGGGGACGTGCTCGGGCTCATCGACGGCGACGTCGCCGTCATCGGCCCCGGCCTCCCGGAGACCGCCGAGGCCGTCCTGGACCGCATGCTCGGCTCCGGCGGCGAACTCGTCACCCTGGTGCTCGGGGAGGACGTCCCGGACGCCCTCGCCGCCCGCCTGGAGGCCTACGTACAACACGGCCACCTGGCCGTCGACACGGTCACCTACCGGGGCGGGCGCTACTCGGCGCCGCTCCTCATCGGGGTCGAATAA
- a CDS encoding NAD(P)H-dependent glycerol-3-phosphate dehydrogenase: MTGPVKATVFGTGSWGTAFAVVLADAGCEVTMWGRRQELVDAVNNDRTNPDYFPGVELPANIRATTDPAEAARGADFTVLAVPSQTLRGNLAEWAPLLAPDTVLVSLMKGIELGTAKRMSEVIEEVAKVPAERVAVVTGPNLAREIVARQPAASVVACVDDAVARRLQAACHTPYFRPYTSTDVIGCELGGAVKNVIGLAVGIADGMGLGDNTKGSLITRGLAEATRLGLAMGADPLTFSGLAGLGDLVATCSSPLSRNHTFGINLGRGMTLEETIAVTRQTAEGVKSCQSVADLARRYGVDMPITDTVVDIVHHGKPTLVALKELMGRSAKPERR; this comes from the coding sequence GTGACAGGTCCCGTGAAGGCAACCGTGTTCGGAACCGGCTCCTGGGGCACGGCGTTCGCCGTCGTGCTCGCCGACGCCGGCTGCGAGGTGACGATGTGGGGCCGCCGCCAGGAGCTGGTGGACGCCGTCAACAACGACCGGACCAACCCGGACTACTTCCCCGGCGTCGAACTCCCCGCCAACATCCGGGCCACCACCGACCCGGCCGAGGCGGCCCGCGGCGCCGACTTCACCGTCCTCGCCGTCCCCTCCCAGACCCTGCGCGGCAACCTCGCCGAGTGGGCGCCCCTGCTGGCGCCCGACACCGTGCTCGTATCCCTGATGAAGGGCATCGAACTCGGCACCGCCAAGCGGATGAGCGAGGTCATCGAGGAGGTGGCCAAGGTCCCCGCCGAGCGCGTCGCCGTGGTCACCGGCCCCAACCTGGCCCGCGAGATCGTCGCCCGCCAGCCCGCCGCCTCCGTGGTGGCCTGTGTGGACGACGCCGTGGCCCGGCGCCTCCAGGCCGCCTGCCACACCCCGTACTTCCGCCCGTACACGAGCACCGACGTCATCGGCTGCGAACTCGGCGGCGCCGTCAAGAACGTCATCGGCCTCGCCGTCGGCATCGCGGACGGCATGGGCCTCGGCGACAACACCAAGGGCTCGCTCATCACCCGCGGCCTCGCCGAAGCCACCCGCCTGGGCCTCGCGATGGGCGCCGACCCGCTCACCTTCTCCGGTCTCGCGGGGCTCGGCGACCTCGTCGCCACCTGCTCCTCGCCGCTCTCCCGCAACCACACCTTCGGCATCAACCTGGGCCGCGGGATGACCCTGGAGGAGACCATCGCGGTCACCCGACAGACCGCGGAAGGGGTCAAGTCCTGCCAGTCCGTGGCGGATCTGGCACGCCGGTACGGAGTGGACATGCCGATCACCGACACGGTGGTCGACATCGTGCACCACGGGAAGCCCACGCTGGTCGCCCTCAAGGAACTCATGGGGCGCAGCGCCAAACCGGAACGGCGCTGA